A section of the Acanthochromis polyacanthus isolate Apoly-LR-REF ecotype Palm Island chromosome 1, KAUST_Apoly_ChrSc, whole genome shotgun sequence genome encodes:
- the si:dkey-177p2.6 gene encoding cell division cycle-associated protein 4 gives MLGRGVKRKWSCLEEAEVVSEAAEDKQQDEDEDGQDGLLDPSRSDASRLQQRQLVLGLCLEKLQRYHAGVELSLRRSVLLINTLRQIQEEMRSDGVGGCDVHPDSCLLRDDFREDATVTCPGCSEGEAPPELSSQEADGSEQQKPETVSAVGYLGDLALDDIFEDIDTSMYETSDLPSAWASGPLWPLSVSLWPDEDVKLRPQSHSTAGSLQSCLMDLNELDHIMEILVKS, from the coding sequence ATGCTGGGTCGTGGTGTGAAGCGGAAGTGGAGCTGCCTGGAGGAGGCCGAGGTCGTCTCTGAGGCCGCAGAGGACAAGCAGCAGGATGAGGACGAGGACGGGCAGGACGGCCTTCTGGACCCGTCCAGGTCCGACGCCAGCCGCTTGCAGCAGCGCCAGCTGGTTCTGGGCCTCTGCCTGGAGAAGCTGCAGCGCTACCATGCCGGCGTGGAGCTCAGCCTGCGGCGCTCGGTGCTGCTCATCAACACGCTGCGGCAGATCCAGGAGGAGATGCGCAGCGACGGCGTGGGCGGCTGCGACGTCCACCCCGACTCCTGCCTGCTCAGGGACGACTTCAGGGAGGACGCGACGGTGACGTGTCCCGGCTGCTCGGAGGGAGAAGCTCCACCAGAACTCAGCTCTCAGGAGGCCGACGGCTCCGAGCAGCAGAAACCAGAAACGGTCAGCGCCGTGGGCTACCTGGGCGACCTCGCCCTGGACGACATCTTCGAGGACATTGACACGTCGATGTACGAGACGTCGGACCTGCCTTCTGCCTGGGCGTCGGGCCCCTTGTGGCCCCTCAGCGTGTCTCTGTGGCCCGACGAGGACGTGAAGCTCAGACCTCAGAGCCACTCGACGGCCGGGAGCCTGCAGTCGTGTCTGATGGACCTGAACGAGCTGGACCACATCATGGAGATCCTGGTCAAGTCCTGA